In Alteribacter lacisalsi, a genomic segment contains:
- a CDS encoding FecCD family ABC transporter permease, translating into MPNLSTRNTTKNRIVSGYIIALTVLAGALLVGIGAGSVKISPADVLRILVPGSFGEVEPTLAHIVMEIRLPRVLLALFVGASLAAAGAAFQGLLRNPLADPYTLGASSGAAVGAVAVFYFGLTIPLLGSFTLPAAAILGGMASLYLVLLFARLVSRTMAVETIILVGIILSSFLGSFISLMIALSTDELRQIINWLMGSVGMRGWNYVALIIPFFAAGLLLLLFHWRELNVFAFGEESARHLGIDVKRKKQLIVTAAAILTGAAVAVSGMIGFVGLVIPHFVRILAGPDHKHLLPLSAIAGGAFLILADVAARTILAPQELPIGVITALIGAPVFGLILVSKLKKSPGLS; encoded by the coding sequence TTGCCGAACTTATCTACCCGGAACACTACTAAAAACAGGATCGTTTCAGGCTACATAATAGCCCTTACTGTTCTTGCAGGAGCCTTACTGGTGGGGATCGGTGCAGGAAGTGTAAAGATTTCACCAGCAGATGTGCTCAGAATCCTGGTACCTGGAAGCTTCGGAGAAGTTGAGCCAACACTTGCTCACATCGTGATGGAAATCAGGCTGCCACGGGTCCTCCTGGCATTGTTTGTTGGTGCTTCACTTGCTGCTGCAGGAGCGGCGTTTCAGGGGCTGCTGCGAAATCCCCTGGCGGACCCTTATACGCTTGGCGCATCATCAGGTGCCGCGGTGGGGGCTGTAGCTGTCTTTTATTTCGGTTTAACGATTCCACTGCTCGGTTCTTTCACATTACCTGCGGCTGCGATTTTAGGAGGCATGGCCTCCCTTTACCTTGTGCTGCTGTTTGCCAGACTTGTAAGCAGAACAATGGCGGTTGAAACAATAATACTTGTGGGCATTATTCTCAGCTCTTTTCTCGGTTCATTTATTTCACTCATGATCGCCCTCAGTACAGACGAACTCCGACAGATCATCAACTGGCTGATGGGCTCTGTAGGGATGAGAGGTTGGAATTATGTGGCGCTGATTATTCCATTTTTTGCGGCAGGTCTTCTGCTTCTTCTTTTTCACTGGCGTGAACTGAATGTATTTGCGTTTGGGGAGGAATCAGCCAGACACCTTGGCATAGATGTAAAAAGAAAAAAACAGCTGATCGTTACAGCCGCAGCTATTTTGACAGGGGCTGCTGTAGCAGTTTCAGGCATGATCGGATTTGTCGGACTCGTAATCCCTCATTTTGTCAGAATCCTGGCAGGGCCAGATCACAAGCACCTGCTGCCGCTGTCTGCCATTGCCGGCGGGGCATTTCTAATCCTTGCCGACGTGGCAGCACGCACCATTCTGGCTCCACAGGAACTGCCGATCGGGGTGATTACGGCTCTGATCGGAGCGCCTGTTTTCGGGCTGATTCTTGTATCCAAACTGAAAAAATCACCGGGACTTTCCTAG
- a CDS encoding pseudouridine synthase: protein MERLQKIIAQAGVTSRRKAETLIGEGRVKVNGTVVKELGSKADPGTDEIEVDGVPIGKEEPVYFLLYKPQGVISSVDDHHGRKTVTEMIATDKRVYPVGRLDYDTSGLIILTNDGDFANTLMHPKFRIHKTYIAKVKGVPSKQKLKTLEKGIELEDGKTAPAKVKMIKGNKQKDNAIVELTIHEGRNRQVRRMLEAIGHPVEKLKREQYGFLTLKGLNAGEFRELKPHEVKKLRELAVT from the coding sequence GTGGAAAGACTGCAGAAAATTATTGCCCAGGCGGGCGTAACGTCAAGAAGAAAAGCGGAGACGCTGATTGGAGAAGGCCGCGTGAAAGTAAACGGAACAGTGGTCAAGGAGCTGGGAAGCAAGGCTGACCCAGGAACCGATGAAATTGAAGTGGACGGCGTGCCTATTGGAAAGGAAGAGCCGGTATACTTCCTGCTGTACAAACCACAGGGGGTAATCTCCAGTGTGGATGACCATCATGGCAGAAAAACGGTTACAGAGATGATTGCAACGGACAAGCGGGTCTATCCGGTAGGCCGGCTCGATTATGATACATCAGGCCTGATTATTCTCACAAACGATGGGGACTTCGCTAATACACTTATGCATCCGAAATTCAGAATTCATAAAACGTACATTGCAAAAGTGAAAGGAGTTCCTTCCAAACAGAAGCTGAAAACCCTTGAAAAAGGAATTGAACTTGAAGACGGTAAAACAGCACCGGCAAAAGTAAAAATGATCAAAGGAAACAAGCAGAAGGACAATGCCATTGTGGAACTCACAATCCACGAAGGGCGAAACCGCCAGGTACGCCGCATGCTTGAAGCCATCGGCCATCCCGTGGAAAAGCTGAAGCGCGAGCAATACGGCTTTTTGACTTTAAAAGGTTTAAACGCTGGTGAATTTCGTGAACTGAAGCCTCATGAAGTGAAAAAACTTCGTGAACTTGCCGTCACATAA
- a CDS encoding response regulator transcription factor, with translation METTEARLLVVDDEERIRRLLKMYLERENYQVDDAENGEKALDMAMNEDYDLILLDLMMPGIDGIEVCEELRKHKATPVIMLTAKGEEANRVQGFEAGTDDYIVKPFSPREVVLRVKALLRRASTTKFLQTETAAKDILVFPHLTIDNDAHRVLADDQEISLTPKEYELLHYLAQAPDKVFAREDLLKNVWNYEFFGDLRTVDTHIKRLREKLNKVSPDAANMISTVWGIGYKFEAGRQ, from the coding sequence ATGGAAACTACAGAAGCAAGACTACTGGTCGTTGATGATGAAGAACGCATCAGGCGGCTGTTAAAAATGTATCTGGAGCGGGAAAATTATCAGGTTGATGACGCTGAAAATGGTGAAAAAGCCCTGGATATGGCAATGAATGAAGATTACGACCTGATTCTGCTTGATCTTATGATGCCTGGTATCGACGGAATCGAGGTTTGTGAGGAATTGAGAAAGCATAAAGCGACACCGGTGATCATGCTTACAGCCAAAGGTGAGGAAGCAAACCGTGTGCAGGGGTTTGAAGCGGGGACCGATGATTACATTGTAAAACCGTTCAGCCCGCGCGAAGTGGTGCTTCGGGTGAAAGCCCTTTTGCGACGTGCATCCACGACGAAATTCCTTCAGACCGAAACAGCAGCCAAAGATATTCTTGTGTTCCCTCATCTTACGATTGATAACGACGCTCACAGGGTGCTTGCAGATGATCAGGAGATCAGTCTTACCCCTAAAGAGTATGAACTCCTGCATTACCTGGCCCAGGCTCCGGATAAAGTCTTTGCGCGGGAGGATCTTCTGAAGAACGTATGGAACTATGAATTTTTTGGGGATTTGCGAACTGTTGACACGCATATCAAGCGGCTCCGTGAAAAGCTCAATAAAGTATCGCCTGATGCAGCCAATATGATCTCCACTGTATGGGGTATCGGTTATAAATTTGAGGCAGGCAGACAGTAA
- the ccsB gene encoding c-type cytochrome biogenesis protein CcsB, with protein sequence MAQTSSNLLLAAFFLYFLATVLFAVSITGGRFKDKKGEERNRMGTYGYIASVLAFVLAIGYFVTRWMAAGHAPVSNMFEYTTFLGIMMGLGFVIIYPIYKSRVLGLFTMPVVMLIIAYASVFPTEIQPLIPALQTGWLQIHVITTALGQGILAVGFAAGLVYLVRVTDFTKKSRKVTALELVLFGLLCFVGHVMLNMGFGAAGYDKEFNYVNEYGEEAQMTYQLPAIIGPNEATLASEEGSNPLLMAPDFIVADDLNAVIWAFIAGTALYWLLRLIFRKPLGGALQPIVKSVNPQSADELSYRAIAIGFPIFTLGGLIFAMIWAQIAWTRFWGWDPKEVWALITFLFYAAYLHLRLSRGWQGEKSAWLCVIGFAIIMFNLIFVNLVIAGLHSYAM encoded by the coding sequence CTGGCACAGACAAGCAGTAATCTGCTTTTAGCCGCTTTTTTCCTGTATTTTCTTGCGACAGTACTGTTTGCTGTTTCAATTACAGGCGGGCGCTTTAAGGATAAAAAAGGGGAAGAACGAAACCGCATGGGAACCTACGGATATATTGCATCGGTTCTTGCATTCGTTCTGGCAATCGGATATTTTGTGACCCGCTGGATGGCAGCGGGCCACGCCCCTGTAAGTAACATGTTTGAATATACGACATTTCTCGGAATAATGATGGGTCTTGGATTTGTGATTATTTACCCGATCTATAAAAGCCGGGTCCTCGGGCTCTTTACAATGCCTGTGGTCATGCTGATTATTGCCTATGCATCGGTCTTCCCAACAGAGATCCAGCCGCTGATTCCAGCGCTTCAGACCGGGTGGCTGCAGATTCACGTAATTACAACAGCGCTTGGTCAGGGGATTCTCGCTGTCGGGTTCGCAGCAGGACTTGTTTATCTTGTGCGGGTAACAGATTTCACAAAGAAATCCCGTAAAGTTACCGCGCTTGAACTCGTTCTTTTCGGACTGCTATGTTTTGTAGGCCATGTGATGTTAAACATGGGCTTTGGGGCAGCCGGATATGATAAAGAATTCAACTATGTGAACGAATACGGTGAAGAAGCGCAGATGACCTACCAGCTTCCTGCTATTATCGGACCGAATGAAGCAACACTGGCATCAGAAGAAGGATCCAATCCTCTTCTTATGGCACCTGACTTTATCGTTGCGGATGACCTGAATGCCGTTATCTGGGCCTTTATTGCCGGTACGGCGCTATACTGGCTGCTCCGTCTGATCTTCCGTAAACCGCTTGGAGGAGCGCTGCAGCCCATTGTCAAAAGTGTGAATCCGCAGAGTGCAGACGAACTTAGTTACCGGGCGATTGCGATTGGGTTTCCGATCTTTACTCTCGGAGGACTCATATTCGCCATGATCTGGGCTCAAATAGCCTGGACACGGTTCTGGGGATGGGATCCGAAAGAGGTCTGGGCTCTTATTACGTTTCTGTTTTATGCTGCCTATCTCCATTTGCGCCTTTCAAGAGGCTGGCAAGGAGAAAAAAGTGCATGGCTTTGTGTGATCGGCTTTGCGATCATTATGTTTAACCTGATATTTGTGAATCTCGTTATTGCAGGGCTGCACTCTTATGCTATGTAA
- a CDS encoding ABC transporter substrate-binding protein — MKRALLTTILGGSLILAACGDNGETEESAGTDSSEETAEENDHTEEDDETSSDELEEDSDDEEFPVTVEDARGEEVTLEEEPAEVISILPSNTELIYGLDAWDQLSAVTLNDDYPEKVSELDTVGDMTIDVEQVIAMEPDLVMAGVLNDMDAVGQIEDAGITVVVLEDTNKFDDLYDVIELAGVVLGKNDEADTMIEDMQSRIEDIRETGESIPEDEQVSVWVEVGQDPLFTTGAGTFLDEMLSLIGAQNAAGEEELWVQFTEEDAVSLNPDVIVLTYGAYVESAGQQVLDRAAWQSVPAVENERVYEFEDANKVNRQGPRLIEGLEELAELIYPEHY; from the coding sequence ATGAAAAGAGCATTACTTACTACGATTCTTGGGGGATCATTGATTCTTGCTGCTTGCGGTGATAACGGTGAAACAGAAGAATCGGCAGGTACAGACAGCAGTGAAGAGACAGCTGAAGAAAACGATCACACTGAAGAAGATGACGAGACATCCAGTGACGAGTTGGAAGAAGACAGTGATGATGAGGAATTTCCTGTAACAGTGGAAGATGCCCGCGGAGAGGAAGTTACGCTTGAGGAAGAGCCGGCAGAGGTGATTTCTATTCTGCCGAGTAATACCGAACTGATTTACGGTCTGGATGCCTGGGATCAGCTGTCGGCAGTTACGTTAAATGACGATTACCCTGAAAAAGTAAGTGAGCTTGACACGGTTGGAGATATGACAATTGATGTCGAGCAGGTTATTGCGATGGAACCTGATCTGGTGATGGCGGGGGTTTTAAATGATATGGATGCTGTCGGCCAGATTGAGGATGCGGGGATAACGGTTGTCGTTCTTGAAGATACCAATAAGTTTGATGATCTTTATGATGTGATTGAACTTGCAGGAGTTGTTCTCGGTAAAAACGATGAGGCGGATACGATGATAGAAGACATGCAAAGCCGTATTGAAGATATTCGTGAAACCGGGGAATCCATTCCGGAAGATGAGCAGGTGAGCGTGTGGGTTGAAGTCGGACAGGATCCTCTTTTTACGACCGGAGCAGGGACTTTCCTGGATGAAATGCTTAGTCTCATTGGTGCTCAAAACGCGGCAGGGGAAGAAGAATTGTGGGTCCAGTTCACAGAAGAGGACGCTGTCAGCCTGAACCCGGACGTTATTGTTCTGACATACGGAGCGTATGTAGAGAGTGCCGGCCAGCAGGTACTTGACCGTGCAGCCTGGCAGAGTGTGCCGGCAGTGGAAAACGAGCGTGTGTACGAGTTTGAGGACGCGAACAAAGTGAACCGCCAGGGACCCCGTCTCATCGAAGGACTAGAAGAACTTGCCGAACTTATCTACCCGGAACACTACTAA
- a CDS encoding nucleoside recognition domain-containing protein yields the protein MVNLIWVILFVIGIAFAAVNGTMDQVNKAVFEGAREAVTICIGLISVLVFWLGLMKIAEKGGILRGLSRLLGPFVRRLFPDVPKESPAMGYILSNMSANMFGLGNAATPMGIKAMEELKKLNGNRDEASRSMITLLAINTASITLIPTTVISLRLQYGSVSPTEIVGTTIVATACSTAGAILIDRYFYYRRVRKGRG from the coding sequence GTGGTTAACCTGATCTGGGTGATCCTGTTTGTCATCGGTATCGCGTTTGCAGCAGTGAACGGGACGATGGATCAGGTGAACAAAGCCGTCTTTGAAGGTGCGCGTGAAGCAGTCACCATATGTATTGGACTGATCAGTGTACTCGTGTTCTGGCTTGGTCTGATGAAAATTGCGGAAAAAGGCGGGATTCTGCGTGGACTTAGCAGGCTGCTCGGACCGTTTGTAAGACGGCTTTTTCCCGACGTTCCGAAAGAATCCCCGGCAATGGGCTACATTTTATCCAACATGAGTGCGAATATGTTCGGGCTCGGAAATGCAGCGACGCCAATGGGGATAAAAGCAATGGAGGAATTAAAAAAACTCAATGGGAACAGGGACGAAGCGAGCCGATCCATGATTACGCTTCTTGCTATCAACACAGCAAGCATCACTCTCATACCCACAACGGTGATCTCACTGCGTCTTCAATATGGTTCTGTCTCTCCAACTGAAATTGTCGGGACCACGATTGTGGCGACGGCATGTTCCACTGCAGGAGCGATTCTCATCGACCGGTACTTCTATTACCGGAGAGTGCGGAAAGGAAGGGGGTGA
- a CDS encoding MogA/MoaB family molybdenum cofactor biosynthesis protein, with protein sequence MGTEQHRREAPDSVGCMVVTVSDTRTEETDRSGRLMIEKLREAGHMIEDYVIVKDDYTAVQSAVRTGENNRSIAAVLINGGTGIALRDTTYEAVEILLDKTIPGFGELFRYLSYEKDIGPAAMLSRAVAGVRGDTAIFSTPGSSGAVRLAMDELIVPELGHVVREIRKDL encoded by the coding sequence ATGGGCACAGAACAGCACAGGCGGGAAGCGCCGGATTCTGTTGGCTGTATGGTCGTAACAGTCTCCGATACGCGAACAGAAGAGACAGATCGGAGCGGCCGGTTAATGATTGAAAAACTAAGAGAAGCCGGTCATATGATTGAGGATTATGTGATCGTAAAAGATGACTACACAGCTGTTCAGTCCGCCGTCAGAACCGGAGAGAATAACAGAAGTATTGCCGCTGTTTTAATTAACGGCGGAACCGGTATCGCTCTCCGGGACACAACATATGAAGCAGTAGAAATTCTCCTGGACAAAACCATTCCCGGTTTTGGAGAACTGTTTCGTTACTTAAGCTACGAAAAGGATATTGGGCCTGCCGCCATGCTGAGCAGGGCTGTGGCAGGCGTCCGGGGAGACACAGCTATTTTTTCAACGCCCGGCTCTTCCGGAGCAGTCCGGCTTGCAATGGACGAACTTATCGTTCCAGAGTTGGGGCATGTAGTCAGGGAGATAAGGAAGGATCTTTAG
- a CDS encoding spore maturation protein, whose protein sequence is MAVVTYLSLWIIPCLIAFILIVATIRKVPAYEAFVEGAKEGVGMSFAIIPYLVGMLVAISVFRESGAMEFFIDLIRPALHAIGVPADIVPLAMIRPLSGTGALGMTSDLIATHGPDSFIGRLASTMQGSTDTTFYVLTVYFGAVGIKKMGDALKVGLLADVIGIAAAITVVTIVFS, encoded by the coding sequence GTGGCCGTTGTTACTTATCTCTCACTCTGGATCATTCCATGTCTGATTGCCTTCATTCTGATTGTGGCGACAATCAGAAAAGTCCCTGCCTATGAAGCTTTTGTGGAAGGGGCGAAAGAAGGAGTTGGTATGTCGTTTGCCATTATCCCCTACCTTGTGGGTATGCTCGTTGCCATCAGCGTTTTCAGGGAATCGGGAGCGATGGAATTTTTTATCGATTTGATCCGGCCGGCACTTCATGCGATAGGGGTTCCGGCAGATATTGTACCTCTTGCAATGATTCGTCCACTGTCAGGTACTGGCGCTCTCGGGATGACATCTGACCTGATTGCCACCCACGGCCCCGATTCCTTTATCGGCAGACTCGCCTCCACGATGCAGGGAAGTACTGATACAACATTTTACGTGCTTACGGTTTATTTCGGCGCAGTTGGCATTAAAAAGATGGGAGATGCTCTGAAAGTTGGACTTCTGGCCGACGTCATCGGCATCGCTGCTGCTATTACAGTTGTCACCATTGTATTTTCATAA
- the resB gene encoding cytochrome c biogenesis protein ResB: MKKVICECGHENPYGTELCESCGKPLKDQGKGLVNMRYEGAARRSQTYSKTIVDKIWNFFSSVKVGIWIIVLTLLASSLGTIFPQEMFIPPGERASIYYREEYGTAGQLFYQLGFHNLYSSWWYMLLVAALGTSIIVASIDRFFPLHRALKTQRVSRHPGFMQRQRLYSRTAADDGAKEKIRLAKDTLKKKRYNVREENGNLLAEKGRFSRWGPYVNHIGLIIFLIGATLRLFPEMYLDDHIWVREGQTVEVKGTGGEYSVRNEEFLIEFYDDEDERFINNPQQASAVAKTYQTTVTLLQQSSETIGAGAEPEEVQEYAIRVNDPLSFEGFSLYQVDFKLNELSEFTFAVEPEDGSDNEMFSETIDVNLYDPEVFYELDNGFTVEILEYFPNYVFENNEPGTVNRIPDNPRLIVEITPPGEDEGEMSMIGIQVNNPFSEENEYRLRMVDFDTNHVSALAVRRDRTIPILIAGGIIFMIGLVQGSYWHHRRMWIQERDGELMLAGHANKNWNALKKDFDWLSEQTGLPKPEDQAEEETTGQRDEGVNSNNDNAGTDKQ, from the coding sequence ATGAAGAAAGTGATTTGTGAATGCGGCCATGAAAATCCCTACGGCACTGAACTGTGCGAATCGTGCGGTAAACCGCTGAAAGATCAGGGAAAAGGGCTCGTAAATATGCGATATGAGGGAGCAGCAAGGCGCTCCCAGACTTACAGTAAAACAATTGTTGATAAAATATGGAATTTCTTTTCTTCCGTTAAGGTTGGTATCTGGATTATCGTTCTGACGCTTTTGGCGTCATCACTGGGAACGATTTTCCCCCAGGAAATGTTTATTCCGCCAGGTGAACGGGCGTCCATTTACTATCGGGAGGAATATGGGACAGCAGGCCAGCTTTTCTACCAGCTCGGGTTTCATAATCTCTACAGTTCCTGGTGGTATATGCTGCTTGTTGCAGCTCTTGGCACGTCCATTATCGTGGCAAGCATCGACCGCTTTTTTCCTCTGCACCGCGCATTGAAAACACAGCGGGTAAGCCGCCACCCAGGTTTCATGCAACGTCAGCGTCTATACAGCAGAACAGCAGCAGACGATGGGGCAAAAGAGAAGATCCGGCTGGCAAAGGACACGCTCAAGAAGAAAAGATATAACGTGAGAGAAGAAAATGGAAACCTTCTTGCTGAAAAGGGCCGTTTCTCCAGGTGGGGACCGTATGTCAATCACATCGGTCTGATTATCTTTCTGATCGGGGCGACGCTCCGTCTGTTTCCTGAAATGTATCTGGATGATCACATCTGGGTCAGGGAAGGCCAGACTGTGGAAGTGAAGGGCACTGGCGGGGAATATTCGGTCAGAAATGAAGAATTCCTGATTGAGTTTTATGATGACGAGGACGAGCGTTTCATCAACAATCCGCAGCAGGCAAGTGCGGTTGCGAAAACCTATCAGACTACGGTTACACTTCTTCAGCAGTCATCTGAGACGATTGGGGCCGGCGCAGAACCGGAAGAGGTGCAGGAATATGCCATTCGTGTAAACGACCCCCTCTCATTTGAGGGATTTTCACTTTATCAGGTGGACTTTAAACTTAACGAACTTTCGGAGTTTACTTTCGCAGTGGAACCGGAAGACGGATCCGATAATGAGATGTTCAGTGAAACAATTGATGTGAATCTGTACGACCCGGAAGTGTTCTATGAACTTGATAACGGATTTACAGTGGAAATTCTTGAATACTTCCCGAACTATGTATTTGAAAATAACGAACCGGGTACTGTGAACCGCATTCCGGACAACCCGCGCCTCATCGTGGAGATTACACCTCCTGGGGAAGACGAGGGTGAAATGAGTATGATTGGTATTCAGGTAAACAATCCGTTTTCCGAGGAAAATGAATACCGTCTCCGCATGGTTGATTTTGATACGAACCACGTGAGTGCACTCGCTGTCCGGCGTGACCGCACGATACCGATCCTCATCGCAGGAGGCATCATTTTTATGATTGGTCTTGTGCAGGGATCCTACTGGCATCACCGCCGGATGTGGATTCAGGAGCGTGATGGGGAACTGATGCTCGCCGGTCACGCAAATAAAAACTGGAACGCCCTGAAAAAGGATTTTGACTGGCTGTCAGAGCAGACAGGACTTCCTAAACCTGAGGATCAGGCAGAAGAGGAAACGACAGGGCAGAGGGACGAAGGAGTGAACTCGAACAATGACAACGCTGGCACAGACAAGCAGTAA
- the resA gene encoding thiol-disulfide oxidoreductase ResA produces the protein MKKRRLVIRTAILLVLAAALGYTFYTHFSEDRGLVDAGDQAPDFALEDTEGNTVHLDELKGQGVYLTFWATYCNYCRDKMEYLKEHHEDYKERGVEIVAVNVDEPSVSVQRFIDRHNVPYANVIDRGMRVSNAYGVRHLPAVYLIDESGTVIENQVGGKTEAQVLEALEKLVPDSG, from the coding sequence ATGAAAAAAAGGAGACTTGTCATAAGAACGGCCATTTTGCTTGTGCTTGCAGCCGCCCTCGGTTATACCTTTTACACACATTTTTCGGAGGACCGCGGCCTTGTGGATGCAGGGGATCAGGCTCCGGATTTTGCTCTTGAAGATACAGAAGGCAACACTGTTCATCTTGATGAACTGAAAGGCCAGGGCGTGTATCTCACATTCTGGGCAACGTACTGCAATTACTGCCGGGATAAAATGGAGTACTTAAAAGAACATCATGAGGATTATAAAGAAAGAGGGGTCGAAATTGTTGCAGTGAATGTGGACGAACCGTCTGTATCGGTTCAGCGGTTCATTGACAGGCACAACGTCCCTTATGCTAACGTTATTGACCGCGGCATGCGGGTTAGCAACGCATACGGTGTTCGGCATCTGCCGGCTGTTTATCTGATCGATGAGTCAGGAACAGTAATCGAGAATCAGGTAGGCGGAAAAACGGAGGCGCAGGTGCTTGAAGCGCTGGAAAAATTAGTACCAGACAGCGGCTAG
- a CDS encoding ATP-binding protein codes for MFWRSVVGKLWATILLLVSVVLLVLTVLLLQYFEHFHSEQAEEQLLNHASLIVGLMEDNHPGEAAVSMGSRIAENYSTRSVIVLDEDEYWYSSGDTSHELPVELFYADNDLARVMNEEEVVVERGDYELNGGSGAHQELLVVGMPFVSDGQSGAVYLYQSLDVVEEASSQTKNIIFLSAGIAIILTTVFAFFLTTRITAPLRRMRKASLEVAKGNFNSKVPIQTSDEIGLLAMAFNRMARTLNVNLAALNREKEQLSRILSSMADGVITLDRRGEMSVMNPPAEAFVEAWRYEKVSGDQAALPEEIGHLFREVVEKEEEQLAEVDIQGRNWVIVMTPLYDEEVIRGAVAVLRDMTEERLHDKLRKDFVANVSHELRTPISMLQGYSEAIIDDIAESEEEKKELAKIIYDESLRMGRLVNELLDLARMEAGHIQLNREQTDMTAFAKRVYRKFSTVANEHDVHLTEQIRTVSRHYLIDEDRMEQVLTNLIDNAIRHTSENGRVTLALEEEEDGVRIDVEDTGSGIPDEDLPFVFERFYKADKARTRGRAGTGLGLSIVKNIVQAHSGKVSVHSKLNEGTTFTVFIPGRKEYE; via the coding sequence ATGTTCTGGCGAAGCGTAGTAGGAAAACTCTGGGCGACGATCTTACTTCTTGTAAGCGTCGTCCTTCTGGTGCTTACAGTTCTTCTTTTACAGTACTTTGAACATTTCCACAGCGAACAGGCAGAGGAGCAGCTGCTCAACCATGCCTCTCTTATTGTGGGGCTGATGGAGGATAATCACCCTGGGGAAGCCGCTGTCTCCATGGGAAGCAGGATCGCAGAAAACTATTCAACGAGATCTGTCATTGTGCTTGATGAGGACGAGTACTGGTATTCCTCCGGAGATACCAGCCATGAGCTGCCGGTGGAGTTGTTTTATGCCGACAATGATCTGGCCAGGGTAATGAATGAAGAAGAAGTCGTTGTTGAGCGCGGGGACTATGAACTGAACGGGGGGAGCGGGGCACACCAGGAACTGCTGGTTGTCGGTATGCCATTCGTGTCCGATGGCCAGTCCGGTGCAGTATATCTGTACCAGTCGCTTGATGTCGTGGAAGAGGCTTCCTCGCAGACGAAAAATATTATTTTTCTCAGCGCGGGTATCGCAATCATTCTGACAACAGTATTTGCATTCTTCCTGACCACCAGAATTACGGCACCGCTCAGACGGATGCGCAAGGCTTCTCTGGAAGTGGCAAAAGGGAATTTCAATTCCAAAGTGCCGATTCAGACGAGCGATGAAATTGGACTTCTGGCGATGGCGTTCAATCGGATGGCCCGGACGCTGAACGTGAACCTTGCTGCCCTTAACCGGGAAAAAGAACAGTTATCCCGCATTTTAAGCTCGATGGCGGACGGCGTTATAACGCTGGACCGCCGAGGTGAAATGAGCGTCATGAATCCACCAGCAGAAGCATTCGTAGAGGCATGGCGCTATGAAAAAGTCAGCGGGGACCAGGCGGCATTGCCGGAGGAGATCGGGCACTTGTTCCGTGAAGTCGTTGAGAAAGAAGAGGAACAGCTCGCAGAAGTAGACATACAGGGCAGAAATTGGGTGATCGTTATGACCCCCCTTTATGATGAAGAAGTGATTCGCGGAGCTGTTGCCGTTCTTCGCGACATGACGGAAGAACGACTTCACGATAAATTGAGAAAAGACTTTGTCGCCAACGTATCCCATGAACTGCGCACACCGATTTCCATGCTACAGGGATACAGTGAAGCAATAATAGATGACATTGCCGAATCGGAAGAAGAGAAAAAGGAACTTGCTAAAATTATATATGATGAGTCCCTGCGGATGGGCCGTCTCGTAAATGAACTGCTTGATCTTGCAAGAATGGAAGCGGGGCATATTCAGTTAAACCGTGAGCAGACGGATATGACCGCATTTGCGAAAAGAGTGTACAGGAAATTCTCTACCGTGGCAAATGAACATGACGTGCACCTCACAGAACAAATCAGGACGGTCAGCCGCCATTATCTGATTGACGAGGATCGGATGGAACAGGTACTCACCAATCTGATTGATAATGCCATCCGGCATACATCCGAAAACGGCCGCGTCACACTTGCTCTTGAGGAAGAGGAAGACGGCGTAAGAATCGATGTGGAGGATACGGGAAGCGGTATTCCGGACGAAGATCTTCCATTCGTTTTTGAACGGTTCTACAAAGCTGATAAGGCAAGAACCCGCGGCAGGGCAGGGACGGGCCTTGGGCTTTCGATTGTTAAAAACATTGTTCAGGCTCACAGCGGGAAAGTTTCTGTTCACAGCAAGCTGAACGAAGGGACCACTTTTACCGTGTTTATTCCCGGTCGTAAGGAGTATGAGTAA